In Methanobacterium paludis, the following proteins share a genomic window:
- a CDS encoding bifunctional ADP-dependent NAD(P)H-hydrate dehydratase/NAD(P)H-hydrate epimerase codes for MTPKDMMVVDANVAALGIPRSSLMENAGRCLADKISELVKPCKVAIFAGTGGNGGDGFVAVRYLLNRGFEVEVFLLSHPSRIKSDEARANWEVLQKIDKNLNPLKIHVVEDSSKLKKLGEDIDAGVVLDAILGTGIKGNLREPVSSAIDIINGLKCLKMAVDVPSGLDPLTGEVPDKTVIADSTVTFHRAKTGLKNARIEHVGKVQVCDIGIPREAEIFTGPGDLLRLKNRDSSSHKGQNGSVLILGGSMDYSGAPALAAMSSLRSGVDISVVACPACVASPIRSYSPDLIVKTLRDDISGSFINPGNVDEIIELSKGADSLVVGCGIGREDETALALNEIVHKIEKPLVIDADALKLLDLNIIKKLNKKAEREVVLTPHTAEFKAVFDLPVPQNFEDKVETVLEASKNSDCVVLLKGAVDVVSNGKYVRLNATGNPGMTVGGTGDVLAGLVGGLIAQSHDAFEAAYLGAYINGVAGDLASSEYGYNFLASDILRYIPRVFIGIK; via the coding sequence ATGACTCCAAAGGACATGATGGTTGTAGATGCCAATGTGGCGGCTCTGGGGATTCCAAGATCATCCTTAATGGAAAATGCTGGCAGATGCCTAGCTGATAAGATATCTGAGCTAGTAAAACCGTGCAAAGTGGCAATATTTGCAGGCACAGGTGGAAACGGCGGTGATGGTTTCGTAGCAGTACGGTACCTTCTAAACAGAGGTTTTGAAGTTGAAGTTTTCTTGTTGAGCCACCCCTCAAGGATAAAATCAGATGAAGCCCGGGCAAACTGGGAGGTTCTCCAGAAGATAGATAAGAATCTAAATCCTCTTAAAATACATGTAGTCGAAGATTCATCTAAACTCAAAAAATTAGGGGAAGACATTGATGCAGGGGTTGTTTTAGATGCAATACTTGGAACTGGAATAAAAGGAAATCTCAGAGAACCTGTATCAAGTGCAATTGACATTATAAACGGATTAAAATGCCTTAAAATGGCTGTTGATGTTCCAAGTGGTCTTGACCCCCTTACAGGCGAAGTTCCTGATAAAACGGTAATTGCAGACAGCACCGTAACCTTCCACAGGGCAAAAACAGGACTTAAAAATGCCAGAATTGAGCATGTTGGAAAGGTACAGGTTTGTGACATAGGAATACCAAGGGAAGCTGAGATATTCACAGGCCCTGGAGACCTTTTAAGACTTAAAAATAGGGATTCATCGTCGCATAAAGGTCAAAACGGCAGTGTACTTATTTTAGGTGGGAGCATGGATTATTCAGGAGCACCTGCCCTTGCAGCAATGTCATCCCTACGATCAGGGGTTGATATATCGGTTGTAGCATGTCCCGCATGTGTTGCATCCCCAATACGATCTTATTCTCCTGATTTAATCGTAAAAACTCTTAGAGATGATATTTCAGGCAGCTTTATAAATCCTGGAAATGTTGATGAAATAATAGAACTTTCAAAAGGCGCTGATTCTCTTGTTGTTGGATGTGGAATTGGCAGAGAAGATGAAACAGCCCTTGCATTGAATGAAATCGTCCATAAGATTGAGAAACCATTGGTCATCGATGCTGATGCTTTGAAACTCCTTGATCTGAATATAATTAAAAAATTGAACAAAAAAGCAGAAAGAGAAGTAGTTTTAACACCTCACACTGCAGAGTTCAAAGCAGTTTTTGATTTGCCAGTTCCCCAAAACTTTGAGGATAAAGTTGAAACAGTTTTAGAAGCTTCCAAAAACTCTGATTGTGTTGTTTTACTTAAAGGTGCTGTAGATGTGGTTTCAAACGGTAAGTACGTAAGGCTTAATGCAACAGGAAATCCTGGAATGACTGTTGGTGGAACTGGGGATGTTCTGGCAGGTCTTGTTGGAGGTTTGATTGCTCAAAGCCACGATGCATTTGAAGCAGCTTATTTAGGGGCTTATATAAATGGAGTGGCTGGAGATCTTGCATCTTCCGAATAT